CAACTTTTTCAGAACCATTGCATCAGATGACGCTCAGGGTGCACTGGCCTGCAAATTTGCCGCTGAAAAACTCGGCCTCAAAAAACCCGCAATCATCCACGATAAGGGTGACTACGGTAAAGGTTTTGCCGAGTGGACCCAAAAATATCTTGAAGAAAAGGGCATCAAGCCTGTTCTGTTCGAAGGTGTAACCCCCGGTGCTGTTGACTACTCCGCAGTAGTGCAGAAAGTTAAGGCATCCGGAGCCGATGGTGTTATTTTCGGTGGTTACCACCCCGAAGCTTCCAAGATCGTCTCCCAGATGCGTAAGAAAAAAATGACCATTCCTTTCCTTTCTGATGACGGTGTAAAAGCTAAGACTTTTATTGATATTACCGGTGAAGCTGCTGAAGGCGTGTACGCAACCGGTCCTCAGGATATTACCGCGAATCCCATGTATAAAGTTGCTCTCAAGCAGTACAAAGATTCCCATGACGGTCAGGAACCCGGTGCTTTCTACTTTGAAGCATATTCCGCAGCCCTTGCTCTGCTCAAAGCCATTGATTACGCCAATTCCACTGATTACGATAAGATTGTTGAAGCACTTCGGACTCACGAAGTTGAGACTCCCGTTGGCAACATTAAGTTTGATGCCAAGGGCGATGCTATCGGCGTAGGTTTCTCCGTTTATCAGGTTAAAGACGGTCAGTACGTAGAAGTCAAATAAGCTTCTGCTCTTTTAAACAATTCCGGTTCAGGGGGCAGGCGTATCGTCTGTCCCCTGACTCTTGATTCAGCAGGGTCCAAATGGAATATTTTCTGGAATTATTTTTTTCCGGTCTGACCAGGGGAAGCATCTATGCGCTAATAGCCCTCGGTTACACCATGGTTTATGGTATTATTGAACTGATTAACTTTGCCCACGGCGAAATCTATATGATTGGTGCTTTCGTGGGGTTAGTAGTAGCTGGCATTCTCAGCAGCTTCGGTTTTCCGGCGGCTTCAATTGTACTTCTGGCGACCATTGCGGCAGTTGTTTATGCGGCTTCATACGGATATACTATTGAGAAAATAGCTTACCGCCCGTTGCGTGGCGCGCCGAGGCTTTCTCCTCTTATTTCCGCAATCGGCATGTCCATTTTTCTTCAGAACTACGTAATGCTTTCTCAGACATCAGACTTTCTGTCTTTCCCCAGTCTGATTCCTGAGTTCGGCTTTCTTAAACACTACGAGTCCATGATCGGTTCCACCGATTTCCTGATCATTGTTGTGGCGGCAGTCGTCATGGTCGGACTTAACCTTTTCATCAAATTCACCCGTCTGGGTAAGGCCATGCGCGCCACAGCCCAAAATCGCAAGATGGCCATGCTGGTCGGTATCAACGTAGATCAGGTTATCTCGGCTACCTTTGTTATCGGTTCCGCTTTGGCTGCAATCGGCGGTGTCCTGATTGCTTCCCATATCGGGCAGATCAACTTTTTCATCGGATTTATCGCAGGTATCAAGGCTTTTACAGCCGCAGTTCTGGGTGGAATCGGTTCTGTTCCCGGAGCCATGCTCGGCGGGCTGATCCTTGGCTGGACTGAGAGTTTTTGCACAGGATATGTTTCCAGCGACTATGAAGACGTTTTCGCCTTCGCGCTGCTGGTTCTTATCCTCATCTTCAGACCTTCCGGACTGCTCGGAAAGGCTCCTACTCAGAAGGTGTAACAGCCCGGCTGATGAAACGGGTTGGTCCCGCTTTGTGAAAATGCTAAAAATGGATATCTTTTAATATGGAAGGTTTTAAAAAATCTATACTGGCTTCATTGTGGTTCATGTTTTTGACCCTGCCCATTATGGGGGTCTTCGTGAACACTATCGATAAGTCCGTCACCTGGCATTTAGACCGGGTCCTTTACGTTGGTGCCGCGACCTTTGTTTTGTCTTATTTCTGGCGCTACATGCTGAAACGCAAGGAAATGGGTAAAAAGCAAGAGGAAGAGTCAAGCGTTGAAAAAGTTACTGTGCTTAATAAGCTGGTAGCCAACCCAAAAATATACTGGCCCGCCTTGGTTGCCGTGGCCGGGTTCGCTATTGCGTTTCCTAAGCTTTTTTCAATGTATCAGGTCAATGTCATGACCACCGCTCTTATCTACGTGGTCCTCGGCCTGGGATTGAACATTGTTGTAGGTCTGGCCGGTTTACTTGACCTTGGATTTGTAGCTTTCTATGCTGTTGGTGCTTATTCCTACGCGCTCATGAATATGTATTGGGGAATCAGCTTCTGGGTAGCTCTTCCGCTCGGAGCATTGCTTGGTGCTTTTTGCGGTATCCTGCTCGGTTTTCCGGTCCTAAGGCTGCGCGGTGACTATCTTGCTATCGTAACTCTCGGTTTCGGAGAGATCATTCGTCTTGTATTGGAAAACTGGGGTGAGTTCACTCACGGTCCTTCCGGTATTTCGAATATCGCGCGTCCTGAGTTCTTTGGCCTCGCCAAAGGATTCGTCGCCCAGATCAACTTCATGTACTACCTGATGCTGGTACTGGTAATATTCACAATCTTCGTGGTCAACAGGCTGAAAAATTCGCGTGTCGGGCGGGCTTGGCAAGCACTGCGTGAAGATGAAATCGCTTGTCAGGCCATGGGGATTGATAAGATGAAGACCAAGCTTATGGCCTTCTCGCTCGGGGCAACATGGGCCGGGATGGTCGGCGTTGTTTTTGCAGCCAA
Above is a genomic segment from Maridesulfovibrio sp. containing:
- a CDS encoding branched-chain amino acid ABC transporter substrate-binding protein, which encodes MMTIGSFGSASAGKIVLGVPGAHSGDLAAYGLPSVEAAKLVVKSINDAGGVNDEQVILSTQDDQCKPEFATNAAMKLLSDGVTVVLGHICSGATKAALPIYKDSNLVCMSPSATSPGLTLSGDYPNFFRTIASDDAQGALACKFAAEKLGLKKPAIIHDKGDYGKGFAEWTQKYLEEKGIKPVLFEGVTPGAVDYSAVVQKVKASGADGVIFGGYHPEASKIVSQMRKKKMTIPFLSDDGVKAKTFIDITGEAAEGVYATGPQDITANPMYKVALKQYKDSHDGQEPGAFYFEAYSAALALLKAIDYANSTDYDKIVEALRTHEVETPVGNIKFDAKGDAIGVGFSVYQVKDGQYVEVK
- the livM gene encoding high-affinity branched-chain amino acid ABC transporter permease LivM, producing the protein MEGFKKSILASLWFMFLTLPIMGVFVNTIDKSVTWHLDRVLYVGAATFVLSYFWRYMLKRKEMGKKQEEESSVEKVTVLNKLVANPKIYWPALVAVAGFAIAFPKLFSMYQVNVMTTALIYVVLGLGLNIVVGLAGLLDLGFVAFYAVGAYSYALMNMYWGISFWVALPLGALLGAFCGILLGFPVLRLRGDYLAIVTLGFGEIIRLVLENWGEFTHGPSGISNIARPEFFGLAKGFVAQINFMYYLMLVLVIFTIFVVNRLKNSRVGRAWQALREDEIACQAMGIDKMKTKLMAFSLGATWAGMVGVVFAAKTTFINPASFTFLESAIILSIVVLGGMGSILGVILGALVLILLPEYMRDFSEYRMLIFGATMVLVMVFRPQGLVRDVRKKIDISAVKAALGGANE
- a CDS encoding branched-chain amino acid ABC transporter permease LivH (LivHMGF is the membrane component of the LIV-I/LS branched-chain amino acid transporter), which codes for MEYFLELFFSGLTRGSIYALIALGYTMVYGIIELINFAHGEIYMIGAFVGLVVAGILSSFGFPAASIVLLATIAAVVYAASYGYTIEKIAYRPLRGAPRLSPLISAIGMSIFLQNYVMLSQTSDFLSFPSLIPEFGFLKHYESMIGSTDFLIIVVAAVVMVGLNLFIKFTRLGKAMRATAQNRKMAMLVGINVDQVISATFVIGSALAAIGGVLIASHIGQINFFIGFIAGIKAFTAAVLGGIGSVPGAMLGGLILGWTESFCTGYVSSDYEDVFAFALLVLILIFRPSGLLGKAPTQKV